The Brassica napus cultivar Da-Ae chromosome C7, Da-Ae, whole genome shotgun sequence genomic interval TTGTTGTCGCCGAAGGGATTGGCCAGGTCATCGCCGTCATCACGTACTTCGAAAACAGGGTTGTTGTTGTGGCGTTGTCGTGGAGCTGCGTGGGCGTCGTCTGCTGCGTTTGCTGCAAGGGAGGTCTGCACTCCAGCTTGAACTCCAGTCTGAATTGCTTCAGACAAGGTTCGTTTCATATTATCTTGAAAATTCTCCTGAAAGTCCTCCAGGAACTGCTGCATCTGTGTCCACTCGTTTGGACGAGGTGCCATTGAAACCGAAGATCGATAATCACGCGTAGAAACGTAATTAAAAGGTCTCTGATACCAACTAATAGAGCGGAAGTAACCAAAGGTAACCGATAACGCGAAGGTAACGTTGAATTCTGAGAATGCCCGTTATCTAAGCCTTTTTAAGTCTGTTGAATTCTTAGAGAATGCCCAGAAGTAAGGATTTAAGAGTTGTTTAACACAAAGCTCTAAgtttaataaatcaataatcaaAAGTAGTGACTCTCACAAATCAAGAGCTCACTATATATAACCACATGAAAAGTCCTAAGTCCTTAGGGATTAGAATCTAATCTTTTATCCTTAAGTCTTAATCCTAATCTTTTAAGTTAAACTATGTTTATCTAGAACAAATATAAAAGGAAACTAGAAATCGAAAACCCAACCGAAATAGGATGCTTTATGCTGCATCACCAGCTCTTGCTATCTTTTGTCGACTTCTATCTGATAATTCTATACACGATTaaggtttttctttttcttttgcagaGTGAACTCCATACTTGGATGCCATAtgtttcatgcatatattaTGTTGGTACAAAGGATCAACGTTCAAAGTTGTTCTCTTAGGTAAATCTTTGAAAACGCTACATTTGCTCCAGATTTTGATTGAACATCTGATAAGAACAACTTATCTCTTTTGTATAAACTCTCAAGAACAAAGGAAaagaacaatttttaaaaaatgaatgaaaCAAAGTTCCCAGAGACGTTAAAGGACTCTCTCTGCCTACTACAACTTGGATCACCCAATTGATAAAGACAACAAACGACTCTCTCTACTTTTATAGACTCTATGGACCTCGTGAATGCCCACAGACGTTTGCGTTTGCCACCAGCGTTTGCGAGTCACGACAAGCACACCCACAACAGGCCATGTGCAGCAACATCTACATGATAACGACCTTTATTCCTTTCTCTTATTATTCCCTAGCCATCTGTCCTTCTCATCACTTCTCTTTTGCTTGGCCTCTACGCCTGTAGTGAAAGAGGATCGGGGGCCGTTCTACTTCGTACGTATCATGATCTTTCTAAGGATTTTCTCGTAAGGTCATGTGGAAAACTTTGGATTCTGCATAGAATTCTTATAAAGCTACAGAGGACAGGCCATCGTGTATTACTCTTCAGTACAATGACTAAACTCCTTGATATCTTGGAAGAGAATTTGCAATGTAGGAGGCTTGTATACCGAAGAATAGATGGGACTACCAGCCTAGAAGATCGGGAATCAGCTATTGTGGACTTCAACGATCCTGATACTGATTGCTTTATTTTCCTGCTTAGTATACGTGCAGCTGGAAGGGGTCTCAACCTTCAGACTGCTGACACAGTTGTGATATATGAACCCCAAGAATGAGGAACAAGCAGTTGCCAGAGCCCATCGTATTGGGCAGACGAGGGAAGTAAAAGTGATTTATATGGAAGATGTTGTTGAAAAAATTTCCAGACATCAAAAAGAGGACGAGCTTAGAAGTGGTGGTTCAATGGACCTAGAGGATGACTTGGCTGGGAAGGACCGGTATATAGGATCTATTGAGGGTCTCATTAGGAATAATATCCAACAGACATGGCTGATGAAGTCATTAATGTTGGGCGTTTTGACCAAAGGACGACTCATGAAGAGCGGAGAATGGCATTGAAGACTTTATTGCATGATGATGAGAGATATCAAGAAACCGTACATGATGTACCTTCTCTCCATGAGGTGAACATGATGATTGCCAGAAGCGAGGAAGAAGTTGAGTTATTCGATCAGATGGATGAAGAATTTGACTGGACCGAGGAGATGACTTGTCATGAGCAGGTGCCTAAGTGGCTTCGAGCTAGTACCAGAGAGGTGAATGCTACTGTTGCTGATTTGTCTAAGAAACCGTCAAAGAACATGCTGTCAAGCAGTAATCTAATTGTGCAAACTGGCGGGCCTGGAGGTGAGAGGAAATTGAAGATGACATTGGAGAATACTCTGATGACAGCTCTGCGGAAAAGAACATTGATTCTGGGAACGAAGAAGAGGGAGACCTTGGACAATTTGATGATGATGAGCTAACTGGTGCTGTTGGTGATCACCAGACCAACAATGGGTGAATCTTATGGAGAGATTATCCTCCGCGGTCTGGTAGTTATAAAAAAATCCCTCCCCAGGAAGATACCGATTCTTCAGAATCTTCGCCAGAAAATCAGAGATCGAAAGAGATGGCTTCTCCTGTTTCTTCAAAAAGAGTTTGGCTCTTTGTCTGCATTCGACACTAGGCCAGGTTCTGTCTCAAAAAGACTGGTAGGCACCTGATTTTGTCTTGCATgcctatcttcttctttttcgttTGTGTAATGTTTCTTTCTTTAATAATGTTGAACAGGAAGATgacctagaagatggagaaatAGGAGCCTCTGGGGATTCTCACAGAGATCTCCAACGATCCTATGACCGTGATGAAGGGGAGGAGAACAGGTTTTGCAACCTACAATAAAACGGAAACGGAGTATTCGTATGAGACCCCGTCAAACAGCAGAAGGAACAGACGGTAGTGATATGCCTGCAGCTCAGCAATTGCAAGTGGATCGTAGCTGTCGATCAAAACTGAGAACAGTTGGTGACTCACATGGTTcaagacaagatcagactgATTCATCCTCGAGGCTTAGGAGTTTACCTGCAAAGTATTAACAAGAAAGATCAAAACGACACAGCTTCGGTTAAGGACCACAAAGGCATGGGTCAGGAGAAGCAGAGGCCCAAATCAGAAGAGAGCCCAAGCGCCAACATTGAAATTTTGCCCGCTCAACGGCTATCTTTGAagcagaaagaagaagacaaaatcgAAGTACAGAAGTTGACgcaagagagaagagatgagaaTGGAGTAAGCTTGTACAACAAGTTCTCAGCCCTTGATCTCCTGGACGACTGAGATTATCACATCTGTCTAGGGTTTTCACTGTTAGGGTTTTCGTTTAAAGGCTATAAATAAGTAGATCTTGCAATAGGTTTTCTTAAggaaaaagaaatgaaatttcagtaaagaaagaaagagattcatcttcttcaaatcaCTTTGATATAAACTtctttatggtatcagagccagggcGATGGAACCTTACACGCCACCATCTCTGAAGATCGTAAACTCGGTCACCGTCAAACTTACTGACAAAAACTGCATCTTGTGGAAGCGTCAGTTCGAGGCGTTTCTTAACGGTCAGGGTCTCCTGGGGTTCGTCACTGGATCTACACCTCCACCACCAGATGCCATTCCCGTACCTAACATCAACGGTACTATCACACCGGTGCCAAACCCAGACTCTGCCCTATGGTTTCAAACAGATCAAGTGATACAGTCGTGGCTTCTGGGGTCGTTTACTGAAGACATTCAAAGCATTGTGCTTCACTGCACCACTTCTCATGAGATCTGGCTTACTTTAGCAAGCCACTTCAACAGAGCTTCCTCATCTCGACTGTTCGAGCTTCAACGCAAACTTCAGACTATCTTCAAACAAAACAAGACGATGGTTGAGTATCTCCGTGAGATAAAAACCATCTGCGACCAACTCACGTCGATTGGTAGCCCTGTTCCTGAGCGTATGAAGATATTCGCAGCTCTTTTTGGTTTAGGAAAGGACTACGAACCAATCAAAACGAGCATTGAAGGATCTATGGATGGAAGTCAAGATCCAATCTTTGATGACATCATCCCTCGCCTCACTGCGTTTGATGACTGTCTTCAGAGTTATCAGGTGGACACCGGAGTGACGCCTCATCTGGCGTTTAACACCACCAGAGGAAGACCGTTCTTCAAcagaaacagaggaagaggtCGTGGCAGTAGAGACTTCTTCTCAACCAGGGGACGGGGGTTTCCACAACACATATCTTCGTCATCGTCATCAAGGTCATCAGTGTCGTCAGATGGTGATTCAAGACCAGTGTGTCAGATCTGTGGGAAAACTGGTCACCTAGCCATGAAGTGTTGGCTTCGTTTCGATAACTCATATCAGCTCCATGAGATGCACAATGCTCTAGCTGCGCTTCGCATATCAGAGATCACGGACGGAGCTGGACATGAGTGGTTTCCAGACACTGGGGCGTCGGCTCACGTCACAATCTCACCAGCTCATCTGCATCAGTCCAATCCTTACAATGGCTCAGACTCAGTCATGGTTGGGAACGGCGAGTTTCTCCCTATAACACACACGGGTTCATCAAACATTGCTTCTTCCTCAGGTAACCTAACACTCAAAGATGTTCTGGTTTGCCCTAATATTGCTAAGTCTTTGATGTCTGTTTCGAAATTCACCAAGGATAACGCATGTGGTTTTGATTTTGACTGTGACAATGTGCGTGTATATGATAAGGGAACCAAGAGGGTTCTTCTAATGGGAAGAAACACTAAAGGGTTATACAAGCTGAGGAGTTCAGCTGCTCATGCCTTCTTTACAACCAGACGTGTTGCTGCTAGTGATGAGGTGTGGCACCAACGGCTAGGACATCCCAACCCTCTTATCTTACAACACCTATCTTCATCTAGGAACATCGTGATCAATAAGGGCTCCAAGTCTCAGTGTAATGCGTGCAAGCTTGGCAAGAGTACAAGACTACCTTTCAAGGCGTCTTCTTATGTTGCTACACGACCACTGGAACGAATCCACTGCGACCTATGGGGACCAGCACCAGTAGCTTCTGTTCAAGGATTTCATTATTATGTAATTCTTGTAGACAATTTCTCTAGAAACAATTGGTTGTTTCCTTTAAAGAAGAAGTCAGACTTCATGTCAACATTTGTTGCGTTCCAAGAACTTGTTCAGAATCAATATAGTACTAAGATTGGTTCTTTCCAATGTGATGGTGGAGGAGAGTTCATTAGTACACAGTTTCTGCAACACTTGGAAACCAATGGCATCAAACAGTTAATCTCATGCCCATATACTCCACAACAAAACGGACTTGCAGAAAGGAAACACAGACAAGTTACTGAGGTTCGGTTATCGCTTCTATTTCAGAGTTGTGTTCCCCACAAGTACTGGGTTGAAGCATTCTTCACTGCCAACTACCTGAGCAACTTGCTTCCTCATAGTGCGTTGAGCGATGCCAAGAGCCCTTATGAGATTCTTCACAAACGATCACCTCAATATGAGTTTTTGAAGGTCTTTGGATGCGCCTGCTTCCCAACTCTGAGAGACTACGCTGCAAACAAGTTTGATCATCGCTCTCTGCGGTGTGTGTTCATGGGTTACAGTGAGAAGTTCAAAGGCTACAGATGTCTACTACCTTCAACTGGGCGAGTCTACATAAGTAGGCATGTGATCTTTGATGAGCAGAGCTTCCCTTTCTCAAAGGAGTATAGACATCTTCACCCTCAGCCAAAGAATACTCTTATGTCATCTTGATTTAAGAGCATGCCTCCAATTATATCTGAGGTACAAAGCTCATCAAACTCAAGCCACTCGTCTGATACTGAGATAAACAACTCACCCCTACAAATGGTCGTGAGACTTCAGAAACCACAGATGAACAACTCACCACCGTCTTCAGCCGGTACTGAAACATCCACTAGAAGTGAGAGTCAACCTCAGATTGCAGCAAGGCTGACAGAAGAGTCTCAAGCCCCAGCTCAACACAGCATGGTGACCAGATCGAAGTCTGGAATAGTAAAACCCAATCCTAAGTATGCTCTTTTGACAGCAAACACAGTTCTCAGAGAACCAGAATCAGTTCAAGAAGCGCTTGCACATCCTGGATGGAACGCTTCAATGCATGAAGAACATGACAATTGTGCAGTGACCAAGACTTGGTCGCTTGTTCCAAGAACTTCGGAGATGCATGTGTTAGGAAACAAATGGATACACAGAATCAAGTTAGGAGCTGATGGCACAGTCAAGAAGCTGAGGTCAAGGCTAGTAGCTCAAGGGTGTGGTCAAGAAGAAGGCATCGACTACTGGGAGACATACAGCCCGGTAGTGAGGACTGCAACAGTGAGACTGATACTCCACACTGCGACTGTCATGAAGTGTGATATAAAACAGATGGATGTAGCCAATGCATTTCTCCACGGTGACCTAACTGAGACGGTATACATGAAGCAGACAACAGGCTTTGTGGATCCAATGAAACCAGACCATGTCTGTCTTCTTCATAGATCACTTTATGGACTAAAACCAGAGCCCACGCGCCTGGTTTGACAAGTTTAGTTCATATTTATTGGAGTTTGGATTCAAATGCAGTGTGAAGGATCCATCTATATTCATATACTCAAAAGGCAAAGACGTCATAATGCTGCTTCTGTACGTTGATGATATGTTAATCACCGGAAACACATCAGAAGTTCAAAAGAGGTTTCTTGAAGATATAAGCAACCAGTTCAGAATGAAGGATCTTGGTCAAATGGAGTATTTTCTGGGGATTCAGGCCAAGTTTCACGAATCAGGACTGTTCCTGTCACAAGAGAGATATGCTCTTGATCTACTAGCTGCAGCGGGAATGAGTGATTGCTTCGATATAAGCACACCTCTACCGATCAGACTCAACAAAGTTCCGGATCAAAACACTATATTCGCAAGTCCGAGTTACTTCAGAAGCTTAGCTGGGAAGCTACAATATCTCACACTGACAAGACCAGATTTGCAGTTCTCAGTTAACTACATATGCCAGAAAATGCATGCTCCATCAATCTCAGATTATCGCCTTCTGAAATGCATCCTGCGGTATGTCAAAGGAACGATAGATCATGGAATCAACTTCGCTCAAGACACTGACTTCACGCTCCGTGCATACAGTGACAGTGACTGGGCTGGTTGTCCCCATACACGAAGATCGACTGGAGGCTTCTGTACGTTTCTTGGGAGCAATATCATCTTGTGGTCTTCAAAGAAACAGCCAACAGTATCAAGGAGTTCTACtgaagcagagtacagatcTCTGTCTGAAACTGCTTCTGAGCTAAGCTGGATATGTTCAGTAATGAGGGAGATAGGCGTGCCTGTGTTGATAACACCAGAGCTCTACTGTGACAACTTGTCTTCGGTGCATCTCACAGCAAATCCCACATATCACAAGAGATCAAAGCATTTTGAGCTTGACTGCCACTATGTAAGGGAGAGAGTGGCTCTTGGTGCTCTTGTGGTTCGACATGTGCCCGGATATCTTCAACTTGCAGACATATTCACTAAGTCCCTGCCGTATACTGCTTTCGATGACTTGAGGTTCAAACTTGGCATCTCCTCACCACCAACGCCAAGTTTGAGGGGAACTATTAACAAGAAAGATCAAAATGACGCAGCTTCTGTTAAGGACCACAAAGGCATGGGTCTGGAGAAGCAGAGGCCCAAATCAGAAGAGAGCCCAAGCGCCAACATTGAAATTTTGCCTGCTCAACGGCTATCTTTGAAGcagaaagaaaaagacaaaatcgAAGTACAGAAGGTGACgcaagagagaagagatggGAATGGAGTAAGTTTGTACAACAAGTTCTCAGCCCTTGATCTCCTGGACGACTGAGATTATCACATCTGTctaggttttcactgttagggTTTTCGTTTAAAGGCTATAAATAAGTAGATCTTGTAATAGGTTTTCTTAAggaaaaagaaatgaaatttcagtaaagaaagaaagagattcatcttcttcaaatcaCTTTGATATAAACTTCTTTACAAAGAAGGTAGCTAACACTTCCAAGCTGCATGTGTCATCACCAAAATCTGGTAGATTGAATGCCACACTGGAGGACAGCGCTGAAGCTTCTAGAGAAACATGGGATGAAACTAGTCCTATTGGCCCTTCAAGTACAGGTGGAAGAATGTCCCACATCATACAGAAACGGGTATGTTCGGTGAAGTGGAATATATTTCATTGCATTCTCTTACATTGCGATGCGTCGGTAAACTTATTTTGTTTGGTTGGTCTGAACTTGCCCGGTGCTTGACTGTGCAGTGCAAAACCGTCATTAGCAAACTCAATTGACAAGGAGGGTCAGCAGATTGTGCCGATGCTGACAAATATGTGGAAGAGAATTCAGAATGGTTATGCAGCTGGAGGTGTGAATAATCTTTTCGAACTACGAGAGATAGATCAGCGAGTGGAAAGGCTCGAGTACGTGGGAGTAATGGAACTGGCATCTGACGTGCAGTATATGCTAAGGGGAGCAATGCAATTCTATGGATTCTCGCACGAGGTTTAGATCTTGCATCTCAAATTTGTGTGGTTAGTATATAAAGTCAAATGGGTTTAATAAAAGGTGAAAAAAATCTTTTGCAGGTGAGATCTGAAGCAAGGAAGGTTCACAACCTCTTGTTTGATCTACTGAAAATGTCTTTCCCAGACACGGATTTCCGGGAAGCAAGAAACGCTCTTTCCTTCTCCGGTCCAACGCCAAGTTTGGTGTCTACATCTTCCCCAAGGGGAGCAGGTATTAGTCAGGGTAAGAGGCCAAAGCCGGTAGATGAGGGGGAACCGCATCATGATGACAATGCGGTAGATGCCAGAAGAAGACATGCAAAGCATCACAGGCATAGTGAGGTGGTTACTTCAAGTGATAGCGAGGAAGAGAAAGGAGGAAGAAGACGGGGTTAATACCACCGGCACAGCAGAGGTTCAGCGTCGTCCAGAGACTCAGAGGATGGGGGCAAGAGTAGAAAGAGAAGGCAACACAAAAGGGGAGAGTCTTCAAGTGAGGATGATGGAGCAATGCGAAGGAGAAGGCATCATAAACATGACAGAGAGTCAGCATCCGAAACTGATGGAATGTTGTCAGATGAGAAAAAAGAGCACAACAAAGACAAGTGAAGGCGGGGACTAGCACTAGAAAGTTCCTTTGTTTAAATTCACTCAATCATTTGAACCGAGTGTTGTGCAAGCATTAGCACAAAGACTCTTTAATATTGTTGTGATTTACTTGTTGCACTTGTCTCCGTTGTTTATGTCTAATCTGACATCAGTCCGATTAAAGGCCTGAGAACAATCCTAAATGACTCTGGACGCATTGACCATGTTGTTTTTCAGCTCTCGAGTGTGTTATTATACTGTGGTTTATAATGAAATTGTTGTCACTAGTCGATACATTTTGTAGGTACCTCCATGTTAATGGTTTGgtatcaattttttaaatataatgttCATGGGCTGTAGCAGATGAGTTACATAGCCACATTGAGATATCTATGTTCTCTTTTTTTGGTTACTAAATTTGTATATTCAAAATTATGTTTCAGATAAACACTTTAAGATACCAAACTGTGGTTTCTTGCACGGAGGGTGATATACTCTACAAGAAAGATACACACGATTTTATTTTGTTCCTCAGCGACCTGTGAGCTTGACCATCCATGCACCACCCAAGTAGAGCCCCAGAAGCGGTGTAGCTAGGAGCATCTGAGTGACAGGGTCTGTCGAGGGCGTGACCACAGCTGCTACAACCACCGCACCCACCACTACATATTTCCATATTGAAAGCATTTGATCTCCCGACACCACCCCTACTTGTCCCAGGAGTAACTGAATTACCGGAACCTGTAAACGAACAAGAAGCCATATGGCAGGTGAAATAGTATATTATTATAACATAACCGGAACATTTATATTCTCATTGCTACATACCTGGAAAGACAAGCCGGTGCTGAACATAAGCACTAGCACAAACTCAAAGTACTGGTCGATAGACCAGAGAGATTCAACCACCCCTTCGGCGTAGTTGACAAAGAAATTCAAGGCAGCAGGGGTTAAAACCCAGTAGGAGAAGGCAAGTCCAGCATAGAAGAGCAAGGAGGAACCAAACACAATTGGCCCCAGAAACCTTCTCTCAGCTCGTGTCAGACCAGGAAGTACAAAAGCTATAATCTCATACAGTATCACCGGACTCCCTAGTAGAAGCCCACAGTAACCCGAGACCTGCACCACaacaaacatgaaaaaaaaaaagtaatcttTTTGCTCTTTTGAGTATATGATCATTTAGCTTATTAGTCCAAGCGGGCTCTGACCTTTAAAGTTGTGAAGAAAAACTCGCCTGGAGCTAGCTGAAGAAACCGTACACCCTGTGTTTTGACGGGAGCTTCAAGAAACACGATTAGATCTTTGGAGTAGGCGAAGCATCCCGCGATTGCAGCTCCCACAGCTAAAACAGAGACGAATATTCTCTCCCGGAGCTCCTCCAGATGATCAAAGATAGTCATCTCTTTGTCATCAGGGAGCTCATCTTTGGCAGGATACAGAAACTCATAGATCGAACTCGCTTTATCTTCTTGCTCAAAGGACGCATCTGCAACACAAATGTTTACTAATATATCAACTCTGGAAGCTTAAAAGAGTAAACTTTCGAGACAAACATACAAAGAAACCGGAGTTCAACATGCCTGGTCTTTCTTCTAAAGCAGAGCCAACGCCGGGAATGGTTTCCGTCGATGAATCGCCGGAATTTTCTCCCAGAGCTGATAATCGAATCACCGGACCTAAGACTTTCCTAGAGCGTCGCGTCACACCGTATCGGAGTCCACCTTCCTTCCACGAATTGCAGAAACTCACAGTGTACGGAGGCTTCCTAGGCGAATCCAAACTGAGATTGGTGAGCCGGAAATGGTGGATTAGAGCAGCAGAGCTCGTGCTTGTGCTGCCCATAGCTTCTCTATGTCTTCTCCACTCCAAACCTCTCGTTTGCTTGCTTGCTTGCAAGAAAGAGCCTCCCGCCTCAGAGAGAACGACTGGCTCTCAGAGAGTTTACATCGTCTCATGTATATTCAAAACGACATCGTTTCGAAAAAGCAAAGGCCCATATATCCAGAAACGACATTTAGAGAGCAAAAGCCCATCACGGCCCATAAACCTCAGTTAAATCACTGGTTACGATGGTTCACTGAGGGCTGAGTCATTTTTTCCCGCCAACTATTTTCCGATGGGCAAAGAGAATCCGGCGGAGAAAGCCCTAAATCTGATTCGCGGGCGACTCTGCGATCCTACTTTCGTCTTCAGACCACTCTCCGGTCCTCCAGACAGCAACTACAGGTTTTAATTGCTTTGTCTTCTGTCTGAAAATGCCGTAAATTAGTTTCATTTTGATGAACCCTAAATAAAAaatcgtcttttttttttttttcatagcaAGTTGAAGTTCATTGTATCAACCTCTATCACGGAGGGATGCAACAATTCAATCTTGCTTCTGGGCCCTCGTGGCTCTGGAAAAGCTGCTGTATTGATCATCCAACCTTGTTTCTTTAtactctttctctctcctttcGTAGCgtttgattttagtttttttaaatgattttcagGTCTTGGATCTTGTTGTTGGCGATTTAATGGAAGAGTATCCAGATTCAGTAACACTAGTATGTGTGATTTTGTGCATAAAGCCATTTACATTGGGAATTATCATATATTCATCTTGTAATAACTATCACCTTCTGTTGTTGATGCAGATCAGATTGAATGGACTCCTGCACAGTGAGGATAATTGTGCATTTAAGGTCTGGTAGCTTGAGAGAGCTAGCGATCTCAATCTCTTAGTTAATTTTGTATCTATGTTCATCATTTCCGAGGGGTGGATATTCACTGgcttctatttattttatttcaggaAATTGCCAGACAGTTGTGTATGGAACACCACCTGCTCTTCTCCAAAATGGTATATGGCGGCATCCTTTTCACTTTTCATCAAATGTTCGTTATGCTTTTAGTTGTTTAACTAATGTGGCAGTTGTCTtgactctttctttttttttttcaggcatCATTCGATGAGAATTCACAATTCATAATAGCCATGCTGCGGTGAGTTTAGTTACCTTGGCACAGAGAGCATTTTGGCTGTGTTGATATTCAATTCAGACGAACTGATTGAGTTTTTTTCAGGGAATGTGGACTAGCACATAAGACAATCATCTTTGTGCTTGATGAATTTGACATGTTTGCACAGGCAAGTGTCTCGTTTtctctattataaaataacattttagcTAGAAGCCATCCTAAGGTTGGGAGGTAGTGCAGAACCTTTGATAAGCTAAGGAAATGGACGTTGGCCATTTCTGTGAACTCACTTATATTTGGTTTATATAGGGAAAGCAACGGTTGCTGTACAGTTTGCTGGATGCTATGCAATCTGTAACATCCCAAGCTGTTGTCGTCGGTATTAGTTCTCGCCTGGTATGAACATTCAGGCATAGAGATATGCATGCTTTGGGTGTAGATTATTTCTAGTTAATTTATTTTCCTAGAACTATATGATTCTTATGTTTGAGGAAAGTACTCTGGCTCAGAATCTTATAATATGCAATCTCTCACCACAGGACGCTGACCAACTCCTTGAGAAAAGGGTGAGATCTCGCTTTTCACACAGGAAAATCTTGTTTCTTCCTCCTTCTAGGGAAGAAATTGACAGGTAATGGACAGCTTATCTTCTGTAATATGTAGAAAACATTTTTCCAAAGAACTTGTTTTACTAATAGGATTATCTTTCCAGTTTATTGGAACACCTGCTTTCTCTACCAGCAGACTCTAGCTTCCCCAGTGGATATGTTACTCAGTTCAATGAAAAGATTAAGGTTCTAACCCTCACTCCCAATCAATACTGTGTCATGCGTATCTTTTATATGATGTCAATTCTTGTTCTGAAGAACTGATAGTTTccaattaacattttttttaattgcgtAATGTGCAGAATATAACATCAGATACGAGATTTAAAGACATGCTGAAGACTTTTCTAAATGCCAATTCTACTGTCAACAGTTTGCTGAAGTTTATGTAAGTTCTTCATTTCCAAGAGTGAGCTACTTTCTTGTTTAGTTAAATGTCATTTTCTCTTTGTTGAGGCTATCTTTTGATGTTAGATTCCGCGCTGTTTCTTCAATGAATTTGGAATCTGGCCTCCTCTCTCTTGAGAACTTCAAAACAGCACTTTCAAGTATGCTAAGGCAACCAAAATTGGAAGCCGTTAGAGGTATAAAAGGAATTTAGATTCACTCGACTTGCGAGAAATATGTTTTTTGCTTATTCATTTTCCTTGGAGAGATAGTTAAATGAATTAGCACCACTATCTTTGTTGAGCAGATTGTTCCATACTGGAGCTTTATCTTTTGGTATGCATGAGGAGGTTAGAAGTGAAAGAGCAAAGCTCATACAACTTCATCAGCGTGATGAAAGGTAATCTGTTAATTGAATTTGgtttaagaaatgatgaaaGTTGCGCCACAATGAAAAATAACTTGGGATTCTATGTGTTTACAGAGTATAAGACGATACACGATTCTTTTCAGACCTCAGACTTTTACGCACAAAATGTCTGCCTACGTGTAAGTGTATAACTCTCATAAGATGTCAAGGTTTGAATATGGGGGTGA includes:
- the LOC106349460 gene encoding sec-independent protein translocase protein TATC, chloroplastic-like encodes the protein MGSTSTSSAALIHHFRLTNLSLDSPRKPPYTVSFCNSWKEGGLRYGVTRRSRKVLGPVIRLSALGENSGDSSTETIPGVGSALEERPDASFEQEDKASSIYEFLYPAKDELPDDKEMTIFDHLEELRERIFVSVLAVGAAIAGCFAYSKDLIVFLEAPVKTQGVRFLQLAPGEFFFTTLKVSGYCGLLLGSPVILYEIIAFVLPGLTRAERRFLGPIVFGSSLLFYAGLAFSYWVLTPAALNFFVNYAEGVVESLWSIDQYFEFVLVLMFSTGLSFQVPVIQLLLGQVGVVSGDQMLSIWKYVVVGAVVVAAVVTPSTDPVTQMLLATPLLGLYLGGAWMVKLTGR
- the LOC106349440 gene encoding origin of replication complex subunit 4, whose amino-acid sequence is MGKENPAEKALNLIRGRLCDPTFVFRPLSGPPDSNYSKLKFIVSTSITEGCNNSILLLGPRGSGKAAVLDLVVGDLMEEYPDSVTLIRLNGLLHSEDNCAFKEIARQLCMEHHLLFSKMASFDENSQFIIAMLRECGLAHKTIIFVLDEFDMFAQGKQRLLYSLLDAMQSVTSQAVVVGISSRLDADQLLEKRVRSRFSHRKILFLPPSREEIDSLLEHLLSLPADSSFPSGYVTQFNEKIKNITSDTRFKDMLKTFLNANSTVNSLLKFIFRAVSSMNLESGLLSLENFKTALSSMLRQPKLEAVRDCSILELYLLVCMRRLEVKEQSSYNFISVMKEYKTIHDSFQTSDFYAQNVCLRAFEHLREREVICYAENRGQSQAGEYRPMKLLISASELHQGMRSHACCPAILLKLLDH